Proteins encoded in a region of the Benincasa hispida cultivar B227 chromosome 2, ASM972705v1, whole genome shotgun sequence genome:
- the LOC120070953 gene encoding transcription factor CYCLOIDEA-like, which produces MFVFNSCSSNDSISFTDHSFLHFPSPFDDDANCTSFLLQQQQPQHDIFLHHIPLNEEPAATPSTRITINNNNDVLQQDLMIMEQQMIQRKRASSKRDRHSKINTLHGPRDRRMRLSLPVAKEFFGLQDMLGVDKASKTVEWLLFQARHAIKKLSRDQQNLHHHDRDGDTRSPSSVSDGEVMSGIIDETTVVNNDINTKELEGGRKATKKEKRSRVGRKMAFHPLTRECREKARARARARTREKQLQIEATSTTTKLQHVSKISSSWMNTTQMENNGNEEQLRTRNEGIIIDHETDDCLMIMGRWSPSNNSIYYNSLHNNNNGSSQEHPFGDFQFFGKPWEPYNNHSIC; this is translated from the exons aTGTTTGTGTTCAATAGTTGTAGTAGTAACGACTCCATCTCTTTCACTGACCATTCTTTTCTTCACTTTCCTTCTCCTTTTGATGATGATGCTAATTGtacttcctttcttcttcaacaacaacaacctcaacatgatatttttcttcatcatATTCCATTGAATGAAGAACCAGCTGCTACTCCATCAACAAGAATTactatcaataataataatgatgttCTTCAACAAGACTTGATGATCATGGAGCAGCAAATGATTCAAAGGAAAAGAGCTTCATCTAAGAGAGATAGACACAGCAAAATCAACACTCTTCATGGACCAAGAGATAGAAGAATGAGGCTATCCTTGcctgtggctaaagagtttttTGGTCTACAAGATATGCTTGGTGTTGACAAAGCTAGCAAAACTGTTGAGTGGTTGCTCTTTCAAGCTAGACATGCGATCAAGAAACTCTCCAGGGATCAACAAAACTTACATCACCACGATCGCGATGGTGATACGAGGAGTCCATCGTCGGTTTCGGACGGGGAAGTCATGTCCGGGATTATTGACGAAACGACCGTCGTCAATAACGACATCAACACCAAAGAATTAGAAGGAGGACGAAAAGCgacgaaaaaagaaaagagaagtaGGGTTGGAAGAAAAATGGCATTCCACCCCCTCACGAGAGAGTGCAGAGAGAAAGccagagcgagagcgagagcaagaacGCGAGAGAAACAACTGCAAATTGAAGCAAcatcaacaacaacaaaattacaacatgttagcAAAATAAGTTCATCATGGATGAATACTACCCAAATGGAAAATAATGGTAATGAGGAGCAATTAAGAACAAGAAATGAAGGAATAATCATAGATCATGAAACTGATGATTGTTTGATGATCATGGGGAGGTGGAGCCCATCCAATAACTCTATTTATTACAATTCTCTCCATAACAACAATAATGGAAGTTCCCAAGAG CATCCATTTGGAGACTTTCAATTCTTTGGAAAACCATGGGAGCCCTACAACAATCATAGCATATGTTAA